Genomic DNA from Veillonella criceti:
GTTACTAACACAGAATGTATCCTTTGCGGTTGCTGTGCTTCCGAATGTAACAAATTGTCTGCAAATCGTGAAGACTTCTTGGATCCATATGTTTATACAAAAGCAAATCGTTTTGTTCAAGATTCCCGTGACGTTGCACCAATGGCTCACGTAAATCCTGCTTTTGAAAATGGTCTTTGGAAATGCGTTCATTGCATGAACTGTATTTCCCGTTGTCCAAAACATTTAAAACCAGCTAAAGATATCTCTGAACTTCGTGCAGTAGCTACTAAAGCTGGCTTAACTAATAAAGGTACTCGCCATGCACTTGCATTCCGTGATGACCTTATTAAAACTGGCCGCTTGAACGAAGTAACAATGAGTCTTAAAACAGATGGTCTTGTAGATTCCGCAAAACAAGGTCTCTACGCTATGCGTCTCTGGGCACATGGTAAGATTAATCCTCTTGAACTTGTAGTTCCACACAAACCAGTTCAAGGTATTAAGGATGTGCGCACCATTGTTAAAGCAGCAGAGGAGGCAGAAAGATAATGAAATACGCATTTTTCCCTGGTTGTGTACTTGAAGGTGCCGCCAAAGAAGATTTTATCGCCACTGTTGCGGTTGCTAAAAAATTAGGCATTCAAATTGAAGAATTAGAAGGTTGGACTTGCTGCGGTGCGTCTCATGTTCAAGACGTTGATCCATTAGCAGTTCTTGCTACGAATGCTCGTAATATTGCTTTAGCTGAAGCACAAGGCGTTCAGTTAATGACAGTTTGTAACACTTGTACGTTGATGCTTCGTGAAGCTAAAAACGAACTTGATCGTGACGAAACTCAACGCGCTCGCGTTAACAATATTTTAGGTCAAGCTGGCTTAAAATATAAAGGTACTAGCGATGTAACTCATTTCTTATGGGTATTGATTCGCGACTATGGTTTGAACAACCTTAAAGCTAAAGTTGTAAAACCTTTAAGTGGTCTTCGTGTAGCTGAATACTATGGTTGCCATCTTCTTCGTCCAGCTGAAGAAACTGGTTTTGAAGATTTCCAAATCCCAACTAGCTTAGCGGATGTAATTAAAGCTATTGGTGCTACACCAATTGATTTCTCCCGTAAACTTGATTGCTGTGGTTTCCATGCTGTATATCCAGCTCATGATTCTGTAATGCAGATGACTGGTTCCATCAATGCTGATGCAGCTAAAGAAGGGGCTGACTGTGTAGTAACACCTTGCCCACTTTGTCAAATGCAGCTTGATATGTTCCAAAAAGAAGCAAAACAATACGTTCCAAACGACAAAGATATGCCTATCATTCATATGAGCCAATTAATTGGTTTAGCTTTAGGCATTAGCCCTGCTGAACTTGGTATGACTAAACGTCATATGACTAGCACTGTTGCTTTGAACCGTTTTGTAGGTGCATAATTGCATATGTTTAGGTAATACAGGCCTTCATTAGATAGCTTGTACCTATAGAAAGCCCCTGTTCATCTTTGGTGAACAGGGGCTTTGTCGTGTATATGGGGTATGAAATGGAAACGAATGGCCTTGTTAGTTATATGAGTTGTTAAAATCCTAATTCTTCATTAATAATAATAATTTCCATGGTATCCATATTGCGCATCTTTTTATAATAAATTGTTAAGGCGTTACAAATACGATCTGGGGAGGCACAGTCATAGCATTTATCTTGACGAAGGGCACAAGGATTTTTAGAATATTTTTTGTTTTTCACAACATTTTGTGGAGCTGCTACATTACGCGCACGATAAATAGCAGAACTTAAATCAGGGGTGATTTTATTAATTCCTAAGACAAAGAATACTTCTTCAGAACCAAAGAGCGAGCAGGCTACACGATTGCCGGTACCATCAATATTGACCATTTCGCCAGTCTGTGCTAATGCATTAACAGAGGTCAAAAAAACATCTCGTTGCATGGTACGCAATGCAGTTTGGCGGAAGGTTTCACCTTCTAGTGGGCGATGAATATCTGTAATTTCTTTATTTTGCGGTTCTAGGGCCTCAAAGACTTGTAGTTCCTGTAAGGTTCGAGAATCACCAATGGCAACGCGTTTATTTTGAATACGCGATTTTAAATATTCAACCGCTTCAGCGCCGGTTTCAAAATAGTGAGGTACAAAATTATTGCGTTTTAAGTTTGCTAGTGTTTTATTTATATCAATAGGGGTCTCCGATAAATCGGGATGAACGATTGCGTGAATTGTTGTTTCTGTATTAGCCATAGTAGCCCACTCCTTTATTGAATTGTTCTTTGGTATAGATTCATTGTAACATGTATGAGGACACAGGACTATGGTAAAGGTGTTTTTTCATGTAAAATTTAGGTCGATTCGGTATAGTGCTC
This window encodes:
- a CDS encoding succinate dehydrogenase/fumarate reductase iron-sulfur subunit, yielding MRQITYNIHRYNEGRSYVQTYSFDYEPDRTILWGLQKIKDTIDPTLTFIAACRSAVCGACSIKVNGQAMLGCESKIDDITERFGSDTIEIAPIGNFDVIRDLAVDWEAKVNRLKTVAPWIFMKPEFNRDMGSRQTPEDFKKFVTNTECILCGCCASECNKLSANREDFLDPYVYTKANRFVQDSRDVAPMAHVNPAFENGLWKCVHCMNCISRCPKHLKPAKDISELRAVATKAGLTNKGTRHALAFRDDLIKTGRLNEVTMSLKTDGLVDSAKQGLYAMRLWAHGKINPLELVVPHKPVQGIKDVRTIVKAAEEAER
- a CDS encoding CoB--CoM heterodisulfide reductase iron-sulfur subunit B family protein, with the translated sequence MKYAFFPGCVLEGAAKEDFIATVAVAKKLGIQIEELEGWTCCGASHVQDVDPLAVLATNARNIALAEAQGVQLMTVCNTCTLMLREAKNELDRDETQRARVNNILGQAGLKYKGTSDVTHFLWVLIRDYGLNNLKAKVVKPLSGLRVAEYYGCHLLRPAEETGFEDFQIPTSLADVIKAIGATPIDFSRKLDCCGFHAVYPAHDSVMQMTGSINADAAKEGADCVVTPCPLCQMQLDMFQKEAKQYVPNDKDMPIIHMSQLIGLALGISPAELGMTKRHMTSTVALNRFVGA
- a CDS encoding lactate utilization protein gives rise to the protein MANTETTIHAIVHPDLSETPIDINKTLANLKRNNFVPHYFETGAEAVEYLKSRIQNKRVAIGDSRTLQELQVFEALEPQNKEITDIHRPLEGETFRQTALRTMQRDVFLTSVNALAQTGEMVNIDGTGNRVACSLFGSEEVFFVLGINKITPDLSSAIYRARNVAAPQNVVKNKKYSKNPCALRQDKCYDCASPDRICNALTIYYKKMRNMDTMEIIIINEELGF